One window of the Novipirellula caenicola genome contains the following:
- a CDS encoding sulfatase family protein, which yields MMKRLETITVRTALFLFCLIVIGQADVQLQAADQPNIVVVLCDDLGYGDLECYGHPSIKTPHLNRMAEEGVRFTNFYSAAPVCSPSRVGLLTGRSPNRAGIYDFIPGGRNVYMRSSEVTIPQLLKQVGYATCMSGKWHCNGKFNSPQQPQPDSAGFDHWFGTQNNASPSHENPQNFVRNGEPVGPLQGYSCQLVVDEAVNWLKGQQAQSPEQPFFMYVAFHEPHEPVASPKKLVDQYSEEAQNEDEAQYFANVANVDVAVGSLLTALKDLNVDSNTLVVFTADNGPETLNRYRRASRSYGRATPLRGMKLWTTDAGFRVAGIMRWPDRIKADQVVHHPVSSLDFLPTFCQLAGTTPPADLVLDGTNFLPALKNEAPNRAKPLLWIYYNALNERRVAMRDGEWKVLAKLNIGKYNNVTTENETEVKAAELSDFQIFRITDDVDESNDLSASMPEKLDELSKRLKTHYHELLNDSHIWEAKKP from the coding sequence ATGATGAAACGGCTCGAGACGATTACCGTTCGCACTGCGCTGTTCTTATTCTGTCTGATCGTTATCGGTCAGGCTGATGTGCAGCTACAGGCTGCGGACCAACCCAATATTGTCGTGGTTTTGTGTGACGATCTCGGCTATGGCGATCTCGAGTGCTACGGCCATCCATCGATCAAGACGCCTCATTTGAACCGCATGGCAGAGGAAGGCGTCCGTTTCACTAACTTCTATTCCGCGGCTCCGGTCTGTTCACCCTCGCGAGTCGGATTGTTGACCGGTCGCAGTCCTAATCGTGCCGGCATCTATGATTTCATCCCCGGCGGACGCAACGTGTACATGCGATCCTCGGAAGTCACGATCCCGCAACTGCTGAAACAGGTGGGATATGCAACTTGCATGTCGGGCAAATGGCACTGCAACGGAAAGTTCAACTCGCCACAACAACCTCAACCCGACAGTGCCGGTTTTGATCATTGGTTTGGCACGCAGAACAACGCCAGTCCCTCGCATGAGAATCCACAAAACTTTGTTCGCAACGGCGAGCCGGTCGGTCCGCTGCAGGGATACAGCTGCCAACTCGTGGTCGACGAAGCCGTCAATTGGCTGAAGGGCCAGCAGGCCCAGTCACCCGAGCAACCTTTCTTTATGTACGTCGCCTTTCACGAGCCTCACGAACCGGTTGCCTCGCCCAAAAAACTCGTCGATCAATATTCCGAAGAGGCTCAAAATGAAGACGAGGCCCAATACTTTGCCAACGTGGCCAATGTGGATGTGGCGGTCGGCAGCTTGCTGACCGCGCTGAAGGACTTGAACGTCGACTCAAACACCCTAGTCGTCTTCACGGCCGACAATGGGCCTGAGACACTCAATCGCTATCGCCGCGCGAGTCGTTCCTACGGCCGAGCGACACCGCTTCGCGGCATGAAGCTGTGGACCACCGACGCAGGCTTTCGAGTCGCCGGGATCATGCGATGGCCGGATCGCATCAAGGCTGACCAAGTGGTCCATCATCCGGTGTCGTCGCTGGACTTTTTGCCAACGTTTTGCCAGCTTGCTGGGACAACGCCTCCGGCGGACCTTGTGCTGGATGGAACCAATTTCCTGCCCGCACTAAAAAATGAAGCTCCAAACCGCGCGAAACCACTACTCTGGATTTATTACAACGCGCTGAATGAGCGGCGAGTTGCGATGCGTGATGGCGAATGGAAAGTTTTGGCCAAACTGAATATCGGCAAGTACAACAATGTGACCACCGAGAATGAGACGGAAGTCAAGGCGGCGGAGCTATCCGATTTCCAGATCTTCCGGATCACCGACGATGTCGACGAGAGCAACGATCTGTCCGCGTCGATGCCCGAGAAACTGGACGAGCTCAGCAAACGGCTGAAAACTCACTATCACGAACTGCTGAACGACTCGCACATCTGGGAAGCGAAAAAGCCCTAG
- a CDS encoding sulfatase — protein sequence MKIPIAWTILFAVASGGLTINRVHGESPAKPNVLFIGIDDLRPELGCYGSEIAVTPNMDALAKSGLRFNRAYCQQAICGPSRASLLTGTRPDTNGITHNYVKLRQLNPDILTLPQHFGNHGYDTVYLGKIFHHGDLDPASWNRQPSKNRSEVRNLKKPVNFALPENQKSQQETRKQMIAKYGDVAKLGLAMGPAYESADVPDNTYGDGYDTDLAIATLKDLVAENDNPFFLALGFNKPHLNWVAPKRYWDLYDRDSIPVTSQTEGPHAGASIGLHPSFELRVRSGIPKLGAIDPNLARTLKHAYLACVSYVDAQIGRMISALDEAGVRDNTIIILWSDHGYHLGEMGMWCKATNYELATRVPMMIWTPEIPVANRGKATDALVELVDIYPTLCDLAGIEQPEHLEGTSFTPLIKNPTRDWKTAAFNQFPSPALREWGAFPIRPAMRETYFGPLLDEVEDRIQKQMGSKWDPELFEHDLTGYAIRTARYRMIAWKDTKLPNADPLFVELYDHETDPAETKNVANEHPERVAELLSQLKAGWKAAAPATQEAK from the coding sequence ATGAAGATTCCAATTGCTTGGACGATTTTGTTTGCCGTCGCGTCAGGTGGTCTTACCATCAACCGCGTTCACGGCGAGTCCCCGGCCAAACCCAATGTCCTGTTCATCGGTATCGATGACTTGCGACCTGAACTGGGGTGCTATGGTTCGGAGATTGCCGTGACGCCGAACATGGACGCGTTGGCCAAGTCGGGACTTCGCTTTAATCGGGCCTATTGTCAACAGGCGATTTGCGGGCCGTCTCGCGCAAGTCTGTTGACGGGAACGCGCCCCGACACCAATGGAATTACCCACAACTACGTCAAACTTCGGCAACTGAACCCCGACATCCTCACGCTGCCTCAGCATTTTGGAAACCACGGATATGACACCGTTTATCTCGGAAAAATTTTTCATCATGGCGATCTGGACCCAGCGTCTTGGAACCGCCAACCGTCAAAGAATCGCAGCGAAGTCCGCAACTTAAAAAAGCCAGTCAACTTTGCGCTGCCTGAGAACCAAAAAAGTCAACAGGAAACTCGCAAACAAATGATCGCCAAGTATGGCGACGTAGCAAAACTAGGCTTAGCAATGGGGCCTGCGTACGAGAGCGCCGATGTGCCCGACAATACGTATGGCGATGGCTACGACACAGATTTGGCGATCGCGACGCTGAAAGATTTGGTCGCCGAAAACGACAACCCCTTCTTCTTAGCACTCGGGTTCAACAAACCTCACTTGAATTGGGTTGCCCCCAAACGTTACTGGGATCTGTATGACCGCGACTCGATTCCAGTGACAAGCCAAACCGAAGGACCACATGCAGGCGCCTCCATCGGATTGCACCCTTCATTTGAACTGCGTGTTCGCAGCGGCATCCCCAAGCTCGGCGCCATCGATCCGAATCTTGCTCGTACGTTAAAGCATGCCTATTTGGCTTGTGTCAGCTATGTCGATGCTCAGATCGGTCGCATGATTTCCGCACTGGACGAAGCAGGCGTACGCGACAACACCATCATTATCCTGTGGAGCGATCATGGGTATCACCTCGGCGAGATGGGAATGTGGTGTAAAGCCACGAACTACGAATTGGCGACACGGGTTCCGATGATGATTTGGACTCCGGAAATTCCCGTGGCGAATCGAGGGAAGGCAACCGATGCCCTGGTCGAATTGGTCGACATCTATCCAACGTTGTGTGATCTCGCCGGGATCGAACAACCCGAACATTTAGAAGGGACTAGCTTTACACCCTTGATCAAGAACCCTACCCGCGACTGGAAAACGGCGGCGTTTAATCAATTCCCCAGTCCGGCGCTGCGCGAATGGGGTGCGTTTCCGATTCGGCCTGCCATGCGTGAAACCTACTTTGGTCCGCTGCTTGATGAAGTCGAAGATCGCATCCAAAAACAGATGGGATCGAAGTGGGATCCCGAGCTGTTTGAACACGATTTGACTGGCTATGCGATACGAACCGCTCGTTACCGGATGATCGCATGGAAGGACACGAAACTTCCCAACGCCGATCCACTGTTTGTCGAACTATATGATCACGAAACCGATCCTGCAGAAACAAAAAACGTGGCGAACGAGCATCCGGAACGCGTAGCCGAGTTGCTGAGTCAACTCAAAGCAGGCTGGAAAGCCGCTGCCCCCGCGACACAGGAAGCGAAGTGA
- a CDS encoding glycosyl hydrolase family 28-related protein, protein MISCFSWPLQVVAFSVLCLLCLSSANAAVNVRDFGAKGDAVTDDTEAIRSALAASPHVHFPAGVYVISDGIDLPRSARLTGDGSPALGTFPLRDDKEYFADGKRHLLPGTTLLFRGTANRSIPTLRRDRFKSLRYALKTQPQSSFSIQQLAIALDMTVIDAMGRRTTPATDQRSDCDVGLLIDDSYAGTVRDVQVFGHWAKAGMSIVSRGLGDNPDYNAFWNSSFMGDVGVALLGSDHEDGPGLSGTQFHGCRLFASDHHDRASRHFGTAALYIDGRTAGKRADLNGHSFFGGCIRTYNDDAVVLDHASNLSFHGVIFELPTWKGRGDSPRHPSGRIVGTENTRDVYLFGCRMHDIGLDSLAGGMLDGAVIAIPDRFGAASLNRSGHTVRLFTTPKKGAVIQLTDEGDTTNSGRILSEKGGTP, encoded by the coding sequence ATGATTTCTTGTTTTAGCTGGCCGCTGCAGGTCGTTGCATTCTCGGTACTGTGTTTGCTATGTCTCAGCTCGGCGAATGCTGCGGTCAACGTGCGAGACTTTGGCGCCAAAGGGGATGCGGTGACGGACGACACCGAAGCGATTCGGTCCGCCTTGGCTGCTTCGCCGCATGTCCATTTTCCTGCGGGCGTTTATGTGATCAGCGATGGAATCGATCTGCCTCGCAGCGCTCGTTTGACCGGTGACGGTTCGCCGGCGCTCGGCACGTTTCCGCTGCGTGATGACAAAGAGTATTTTGCCGACGGAAAACGACACCTGCTGCCGGGCACGACGCTGTTGTTTCGTGGCACCGCCAACCGATCGATTCCAACCCTGCGGCGCGACCGATTCAAGTCGCTACGTTATGCACTGAAAACGCAGCCGCAGTCGAGCTTTTCAATCCAGCAGTTGGCGATTGCACTGGATATGACCGTGATCGATGCGATGGGCCGACGAACCACGCCTGCCACCGATCAACGCTCGGATTGTGATGTTGGACTGCTGATCGATGATTCCTATGCGGGTACCGTGCGTGATGTGCAAGTCTTTGGACACTGGGCCAAGGCAGGGATGAGCATCGTCTCGCGAGGGCTGGGCGACAATCCGGACTACAACGCGTTTTGGAATTCGTCGTTTATGGGCGATGTCGGGGTGGCGCTACTTGGCTCGGACCACGAAGATGGGCCCGGTTTATCAGGAACTCAGTTTCATGGGTGTCGGCTATTCGCAAGCGATCATCACGATCGAGCCTCGCGGCACTTCGGTACCGCGGCGCTCTATATCGATGGACGCACCGCAGGAAAGCGAGCGGATTTGAACGGACATTCGTTCTTTGGCGGCTGCATTCGCACCTACAACGACGATGCCGTGGTTCTGGACCATGCATCGAATCTGTCATTTCACGGCGTCATATTCGAATTACCGACGTGGAAGGGACGTGGTGATTCACCGAGGCACCCATCGGGCCGAATTGTGGGGACCGAAAACACACGCGATGTCTACCTGTTTGGTTGCCGGATGCACGACATCGGTCTGGACTCGCTTGCGGGTGGGATGCTTGATGGTGCCGTGATTGCGATACCGGATCGGTTTGGTGCCGCTTCTCTGAATCGATCCGGTCACACCGTGCGATTGTTTACCACGCCCAAAAAGGGAGCCGTGATTCAGTTGACCGACGAAGGAGATACGACCAACAGTGGCCGCATCTTGAGTGAAAAGGGAGGAACGCCGTAG